From the genome of Synergistaceae bacterium, one region includes:
- a CDS encoding energy-coupling factor transporter transmembrane protein EcfT — protein MYLSNMNLGQYIPTGSFIHRLDPRAKLFSFILIISAVFPSKTVTGVIIWLAALAVTVAVSKIPWRSVFQSAKPVMFLAVFTFVFNLGAEYFRSRNIAGALGSAFFMVSRLVILMMFAVMLPLTTSPLELADGLNELLSPLERFHFPANECAIMIAMALRFIPLLMQETDKIIRAQLSRGARLDQGNIFQRAKAFFPVLIPLIIIIFRRADDIAVAMDALGYDGGKGRTRRRPLVWKMSDTLTVAAWVAGVGAFFALGL, from the coding sequence ATGTATCTCTCAAATATGAACCTAGGCCAGTACATTCCGACAGGCTCATTCATTCACAGGCTTGATCCCAGGGCTAAATTGTTCTCGTTCATACTCATAATATCAGCCGTATTCCCGTCAAAAACCGTAACAGGAGTCATCATATGGCTTGCGGCTCTTGCTGTTACTGTGGCGGTGTCAAAAATTCCGTGGCGGTCAGTCTTTCAGTCAGCAAAACCCGTGATGTTTCTTGCGGTGTTCACGTTCGTGTTCAACTTAGGCGCGGAATATTTCAGATCCCGCAATATCGCCGGGGCATTAGGGAGCGCGTTTTTCATGGTGTCAAGACTCGTTATCCTGATGATGTTCGCGGTAATGCTGCCTCTGACGACTTCACCGCTTGAGCTTGCTGACGGGCTGAATGAATTATTGAGTCCGCTTGAGAGATTCCATTTTCCCGCGAACGAATGCGCGATAATGATAGCGATGGCGTTACGTTTCATACCGCTGTTAATGCAGGAGACCGACAAAATCATACGGGCGCAGTTATCACGGGGGGCGAGATTGGATCAGGGAAATATATTTCAGAGGGCAAAAGCATTTTTCCCCGTATTGATACCGCTGATAATAATAATATTCCGCCGGGCTGATGATATTGCTGTCGCTATGGACGCCCTCGGCTATGACGGCGGAAAAGGACGCACAAGAAGACGACCGTTAGTGTGGAAGATGTCCGACACTCTGACGGTTGCGGCTTGGGTTGCGGGAGTCGGGGCATTTTTTGCGCTGGGACTGTGA
- the truA gene encoding tRNA pseudouridine(38-40) synthase TruA — MNYAVKVSYIGLKYSGWQIQPDALSIQEAIESALARIAGVPVRITGAGRTDRGVNACGQVASFSMNKNIPPEKLRLAINFYLPDDIRIMKAYYVPEGFNARYSAISREYKYFVYHGRVCPPVMNNFVWHRKSGLAWDMSLAREACRMIQGRHNFRAFCRAGECPDDPFRTIDTLRIRTRGNLSIISVKAQSFLTNMVRIIAGNIDTVATGKKSLAWLEGLLSGSERTESAMTVPACGLWFWRVNYDSNLRVADIPS; from the coding sequence ATGAATTACGCGGTGAAAGTCTCGTACATAGGGCTAAAATATTCGGGATGGCAGATTCAGCCGGACGCACTCAGCATTCAGGAGGCAATAGAGTCGGCACTGGCCCGAATCGCGGGAGTCCCCGTCAGAATCACAGGTGCAGGAAGGACAGACAGAGGAGTCAATGCCTGCGGGCAGGTCGCTTCCTTCAGCATGAACAAGAATATTCCGCCGGAAAAATTAAGGCTCGCAATAAATTTCTACCTTCCCGATGATATACGCATAATGAAGGCTTATTATGTCCCTGAAGGATTTAATGCGAGGTACTCGGCAATATCAAGAGAGTATAAATATTTCGTGTATCATGGCCGTGTATGTCCGCCTGTAATGAATAATTTTGTGTGGCACAGGAAGAGCGGACTTGCGTGGGATATGAGTCTTGCGCGGGAGGCTTGCAGAATGATTCAGGGGCGGCATAATTTCAGGGCGTTCTGCCGGGCGGGTGAATGCCCTGATGACCCGTTCAGGACGATTGACACACTACGAATCAGGACGCGGGGGAATCTCTCAATCATCAGCGTGAAGGCTCAATCATTCCTCACGAACATGGTGCGGATAATCGCCGGGAATATTGATACAGTTGCGACAGGAAAGAAGAGTCTTGCGTGGCTTGAGGGATTATTGTCCGGGAGTGAGAGAACAGAGTCGGCCATGACCGTCCCGGCCTGCGGTCTGTGGTTCTGGCGGGTGAATTACGACTCAAATCTCAGGGTCGCCGACATTCCGTCATAA
- a CDS encoding ATP-binding cassette domain-containing protein — protein MLTEKSRNNPPLIEARSVSFSYDAKNTGRALNRVSFFVDRGERVAILGHNGSGKSTLAKILGGIIDPSEGECLINGKNIHTMDFRELRKTVGLVFQDPENQIVAAMVEDDTAFAPENQGLPPDEIQLRVDMALAEADMLHKKGAAVSALSGGEKQRLALAGVLAADVECLILDEPTAMLDPTGRINVEKVLRYLHAEGMTVIQITHQLEAENFSDIQRVIVLSHGGIVWQGDTVSFWDNAENLGFSVPDSLRIKRYCDVHGVKFPEGLAGLSPSAKKTVSQKTSGREKFRIDGLGFRYEAKSYALRDIHAEIYAGEWLSVIGRTGSGKSTLVQHLNALYKIQEGRIYFDGQPLPQKGEDVHTLRQKTGLVFQNPEDQLFSATVKEELAFAPKNAGFRGEELDAAVIYGLECAGLSRDFLTRRPIALSGGERRLVAIASVLSAKPEAVVLDEPLAGLDASYQAKILGMLARLRDEGKTIITVTHDLNMALHYSDRILILRDSRMIQEGRPHEVIPEIMNTLEPEAWPEVLRISAEIHSINPNFPLIYDYEEFIRCISQI, from the coding sequence TTGTTGACAGAGAAGAGCAGAAATAATCCCCCGCTTATCGAGGCGAGGTCTGTTTCGTTCTCATATGACGCAAAAAATACGGGACGTGCATTAAACCGCGTCTCGTTTTTTGTAGACAGAGGCGAAAGAGTCGCCATTCTCGGCCACAACGGAAGCGGAAAATCAACGCTGGCAAAAATTCTCGGCGGCATTATTGACCCGTCTGAAGGGGAATGCCTCATCAACGGCAAAAACATTCACACGATGGATTTTCGTGAATTGCGGAAAACTGTCGGGCTTGTGTTTCAGGACCCCGAAAATCAGATTGTCGCGGCTATGGTTGAGGATGATACAGCGTTCGCGCCGGAAAATCAGGGGCTTCCCCCGGACGAAATTCAGCTGCGTGTTGACATGGCACTTGCTGAGGCTGACATGCTCCACAAAAAGGGCGCGGCGGTCTCGGCTTTGTCGGGCGGCGAAAAACAAAGGCTCGCCCTTGCCGGAGTCCTCGCGGCTGATGTCGAATGCCTCATACTTGACGAGCCAACTGCAATGCTTGACCCTACCGGGCGTATCAACGTCGAGAAAGTATTACGCTACCTTCACGCAGAGGGGATGACTGTCATACAGATTACACATCAGCTTGAAGCGGAAAACTTCAGCGACATTCAGCGGGTTATAGTCCTGTCTCACGGCGGAATAGTCTGGCAGGGTGATACGGTTTCTTTCTGGGATAATGCAGAAAATCTCGGTTTCAGCGTTCCCGACAGCCTGAGAATTAAACGTTACTGCGATGTTCACGGCGTAAAATTCCCGGAAGGACTCGCAGGTCTTTCACCGTCAGCAAAAAAAACAGTCTCACAAAAAACATCAGGACGGGAAAAATTCAGAATTGACGGACTCGGCTTCAGGTATGAGGCAAAATCTTACGCGCTCAGGGACATTCACGCAGAAATTTACGCGGGCGAATGGCTGTCAGTAATCGGCAGAACAGGCAGCGGAAAATCTACCCTAGTCCAGCACCTTAACGCACTGTACAAGATTCAGGAAGGCAGAATATATTTTGACGGTCAGCCATTGCCGCAAAAGGGGGAAGATGTACATACCCTCAGACAGAAAACGGGACTCGTTTTTCAGAACCCGGAAGATCAGCTATTCTCCGCGACAGTGAAAGAGGAATTAGCATTTGCGCCGAAAAACGCCGGCTTCAGGGGTGAAGAGCTTGACGCGGCTGTGATTTACGGACTCGAATGCGCCGGACTCAGCCGGGACTTTCTCACGCGGAGACCCATTGCGCTCTCAGGCGGTGAACGGAGACTCGTTGCGATTGCGTCCGTGTTGTCGGCAAAGCCTGAAGCTGTCGTGCTTGATGAGCCTTTAGCCGGACTCGACGCTTCATATCAGGCAAAAATTCTCGGAATGCTCGCAAGGCTCCGGGACGAGGGAAAGACTATCATCACAGTTACCCACGATTTGAACATGGCACTTCACTACAGCGACAGGATATTGATTCTCAGGGACTCGCGAATGATTCAGGAGGGAAGGCCGCATGAAGTCATCCCCGAAATCATGAATACTCTTGAGCCGGAAGCATGGCCGGAAGTCCTCAGAATATCAGCAGAAATACACAGCATCAACCCAAATTTCCCACTAATATATGACTACGAGGAGTTTATACGATGTATCTCTCAAATATGA